In one Chroicocephalus ridibundus chromosome Z, bChrRid1.1, whole genome shotgun sequence genomic region, the following are encoded:
- the LOC134508185 gene encoding LOW QUALITY PROTEIN: elongation factor 2-like (The sequence of the model RefSeq protein was modified relative to this genomic sequence to represent the inferred CDS: inserted 1 base in 1 codon; deleted 3 bases in 2 codons) yields the protein MDKKSHIRNMSVIAHVDRGKSTLTDSLVCKTGVIASARARETRFTDTRKAEQERCITIKSTAISMYYELSDNNLALIKXDGSGFLINLIDSPGHVDFSSEVTAAPCVADAALVVVDCVSGVCVQTEAALWQATAEHVKPELQLEPEELYQTFQRIVQTVSVNISTNGEGETGPMGNIMVF from the exons ATGGACAAGAAGTCCCATATTAGGAATATGTCTGTGATTGCTCATGTTGATCGTGGCAAATCA ACCTTGACAGACTCCCTGGTGTGTAAAACGGGCGTCATTGCTTCAGCCAGAGCCAGAGAAACACGATTCACAGAC ACACGGAAAGCTGAGCAAGAAAGATGTATCACAATCAAGTCTAC GGCAATTTCTATGTATTATGAACTCTCAGACAACAACTTGGCCCTCATCA GGGATGGTTCAGGTTTTCTTATTAACTTAATTGACTCCCCTGGACATGTTGATTTCTCCTCTGAAGTTACAGCAGCTCCGTGTGTCGCTGATGCTGCCCTTGTTGTGGTTGACTGTGTTTCAG GGGTTTGTGTACAGACAGAGGCTGCTCTGTGGCAGGCTACTGCAGAACATGTCAAACCAGAATTGCAGCTGGAGCCTGAGGAACTCTACCAGACATTTCAGCGTATTGTGCAAACTGTCAGTGTCAACATTTCCACCAATGGTGAGGGTGAAACTGGACCAATGGGTAATATTATg